CGCGTTGTGGTACAGCCCCAGCTCGTTGTGCGCTGTCAGGCAGCCGGTTTTGGAGTCGTATGCTGCCGGTGGTGCATCGGCGAACTTGGTCAGGATGGGCGGCGAGCATCCCGACGGGATCACGCCAGGAACCACCAGGCTTCTCGCTCCGTGCTTGATCAGCCTCTGTTGACAGACACCAACAATTGGTTATCATCGGTGCTTGGCGAGCTTCACGACTACGACGTACATAAAAGTAGTAGAGAGTACCTCGATGGCGGTGGAGATGGTGGCGACGACATCTGGAACGAAAGACCGGACTTCCTGCACCGTTTTCCGTTGGAAGGAGAGGTGATAGTCGTTGACTCCGAACTCGCCCACCAAGAAGAGGGATCTGCCGAAAAATTTCTTGCACTCTGGATGCAATGCAAGATGCGTGTCATTTGATTGAGTTTTCATTAAGCGTTGATTTCTAATCTAATC
This sequence is a window from Triticum aestivum cultivar Chinese Spring unplaced genomic scaffold, IWGSC CS RefSeq v2.1 scaffold16445, whole genome shotgun sequence. Protein-coding genes within it:
- the LOC123176679 gene encoding GDSL esterase/lipase At5g45910-like, which codes for MKTQSNDTHLALHPECKKFFGRSLFLVGEFGVNDYHLSFQRKTVQEVRSFVPDVVATISTAIERLIKHGARSLVVPGVIPSGCSPPILTKFADAPPAAYDSKTGCLTAHNELGLYHNALLQAALSRLRANHRNVKIIYADFFGPIMEMVESPHKFGFEEDVLMVCCGGPGRYRFNSTLRCGDAAATTCQDPSARLYWDGAHLTEAANRHIADVWLGEINSSTGVSRKQQGAEGHVD